From Leptolyngbya sp. KIOST-1, one genomic window encodes:
- a CDS encoding DUF1361 domain-containing protein produces MRWLLLDIVRAFNNVYSGWIAWNLFLAAIPLLLSFVLFRRQTLAKRWFLPACVLTGAIGVLGLGPRVPRVIYGLANLARANASGGLFSWLELLWLLVITALATLLSLGIFKTKRDSQGWLWWVGLVVFLIFLPNAPYVLTDIIHLIRGTSSGQVRILVVALVFIPIHAVAILLGFEAYVVSILNLVHYLKQSGAKTMVLPLELTIHALSAVGIYLGRFLRFNSWDLVLAPTSVLVDTLDALTSRRPAAVILVTFLILASLYWVMKQITLGLVLRFRYARQGIDVV; encoded by the coding sequence ATGAGATGGCTATTGCTCGACATTGTCAGAGCCTTTAACAACGTCTACAGCGGCTGGATTGCCTGGAATTTGTTTTTGGCGGCCATTCCGCTGCTGCTGAGCTTTGTGCTCTTTCGTCGCCAAACCCTGGCCAAGCGGTGGTTTTTGCCAGCCTGCGTGCTGACGGGGGCGATCGGGGTGCTGGGCCTGGGCCCTCGCGTCCCTCGGGTTATCTATGGCCTCGCCAACCTGGCCCGAGCTAATGCCAGCGGTGGCCTGTTTTCCTGGTTGGAGCTGCTTTGGCTGCTGGTAATTACGGCCCTGGCCACGCTGCTCAGCCTCGGAATTTTTAAGACTAAGCGGGACTCCCAGGGGTGGCTATGGTGGGTGGGACTGGTGGTGTTTTTAATTTTCCTACCCAACGCCCCCTACGTGCTCACCGATATTATTCACCTGATTCGCGGCACCAGTTCGGGGCAAGTTCGCATTTTGGTGGTGGCGCTGGTGTTCATTCCCATCCATGCTGTCGCCATTTTGCTGGGCTTTGAGGCCTACGTCGTCTCCATTCTCAACCTGGTCCACTACCTCAAACAGTCCGGCGCAAAGACCATGGTTCTACCCCTGGAACTAACGATCCATGCCCTCAGCGCGGTGGGCATTTACCTGGGTCGGTTTCTGCGGTTCAACAGCTGGGATCTGGTCCTTGCCCCCACCAGTGTGCTGGTGGACACCCTCGACGCCCTGACCTCCAGGCGGCCCGCCGCCGTGATTCTGGTCACCTTTTTGATTTTGGCCAGCCTGTACTGGGTGATGAAGCAGATCACCCTGGGGCTGGTGCTGCGGTTTCGCTACGCCCGCCAGGGAATTGATGTGGTTTAG
- a CDS encoding response regulator transcription factor, with amino-acid sequence MVAVNRSGLIGDGMRILLVEDDGRLADALAEILIAQRYTVEFACDGETGWNQISAIAYDLVLLDVTLPRLDGIGLCQRMRDRGLTTPVLMLTARDTSSDKVLGLDAGADAYMVKPFHLEELLAQVRALLRRGQASVTPRLSWGPLTLDPTSYEVTYHRTPLRLTPKEFALLEALLRYGRRVLSRTAIIDQIWHWQEAPEDNTIKSYIKTLRAKLKAAGAPKDFIETVHGLGYRLKAMD; translated from the coding sequence GTGGTAGCAGTTAATCGCTCAGGGTTGATTGGCGACGGCATGCGTATTTTGCTGGTAGAAGACGATGGGCGACTGGCCGATGCCCTGGCCGAAATTTTGATCGCCCAGCGCTACACCGTCGAGTTTGCCTGCGATGGGGAGACGGGGTGGAACCAGATCAGCGCGATCGCCTACGACCTGGTTTTGCTCGATGTCACCCTGCCCCGGCTGGATGGCATTGGCCTCTGCCAGCGGATGCGCGATCGCGGCCTCACCACCCCAGTGCTCATGCTCACCGCCCGCGACACCAGCTCCGACAAGGTGTTGGGCCTCGACGCCGGGGCCGACGCCTACATGGTCAAACCCTTTCACCTGGAAGAATTGCTGGCCCAGGTGCGGGCCCTGCTGCGCCGGGGCCAGGCCAGCGTCACCCCCAGGCTGAGCTGGGGGCCGCTCACCCTCGACCCCACCAGCTACGAAGTCACCTACCACCGCACCCCCCTGCGCCTGACGCCGAAGGAATTTGCCCTACTGGAGGCGCTGCTGCGCTACGGTCGCCGGGTGCTCAGCCGCACCGCCATCATCGACCAGATCTGGCACTGGCAGGAAGCCCCCGAAGACAACACCATCAAGAGCTACATCAAAACCCTGCGGGCCAAGCTCAAAGCAGCCGGAGCCCCCAAAGACTTTATTGAAACCGTCCACGGCCTGGGCTACCGGCTCAAGGCGATGGATTAG
- a CDS encoding DUF697 domain-containing protein, protein MPAPDPSPLPPSPDTTWDDVEAELGELVATVQGAPLALPPADPAIWEDVETELGDLVLDFQDLQDDLNYRRAQAALGSLVQRLNLTPREQAGVEEALQNLRGLIDKLEHTVVHIAAFGLVGRGKSSLLNALLGEEVFITGPTHGVTQVVEGSRWQVSQDSLGEDTPDLLRVSLKSLGQSRIELIDTPGLDEVDGADRAALARRIAEQVDLILFVIAGDITRVEYEALQALRQASKPMLLVFNKIDQYPEADRQTLYETLRDRRLQDLISPDEIVMAAASPLAVQATPRPDGTVAYQTVRDRPQVDDLKLKILDLLHREGKALVALNTLMYAEGVSAEILDRKKQICDRIADDTIWNATLIKAIAVALNPVTVADLVGGTVVDVMLILNLSRLYGLPMTRPAALKLLQQIALGLGGITLSELVITLGLSSLKGVLGVSAIATGGLSLAPYVPVALAQGGVAGLATYGIGQITKTYLTNGATWGPEGPRAVITEILDGLDEDSILNRIKTELRAKISP, encoded by the coding sequence ATGCCCGCTCCCGACCCCTCCCCCCTGCCCCCGTCCCCCGACACCACCTGGGACGATGTTGAGGCCGAACTGGGGGAACTGGTCGCCACGGTACAGGGAGCACCCCTGGCCCTGCCCCCCGCCGACCCCGCCATTTGGGAAGATGTGGAGACTGAACTGGGCGATTTGGTCCTCGATTTTCAAGACCTGCAGGACGACCTCAACTACCGCCGCGCCCAGGCCGCCCTGGGCAGTCTGGTGCAGCGGCTCAACCTCACCCCGCGCGAGCAAGCTGGGGTGGAAGAGGCTCTGCAAAACCTGCGGGGCCTGATCGACAAGCTGGAGCATACGGTGGTGCACATTGCCGCCTTTGGCCTGGTGGGGCGGGGCAAGTCGTCGCTGCTGAATGCGCTGCTGGGCGAGGAGGTATTTATCACCGGCCCCACCCACGGCGTCACCCAGGTGGTGGAGGGCAGCCGCTGGCAGGTCAGCCAGGATTCTCTAGGGGAGGACACCCCCGATCTGCTGCGGGTTTCGCTCAAGAGCCTGGGCCAGTCGCGCATCGAGCTGATCGACACCCCCGGCCTCGACGAGGTGGATGGCGCAGACCGCGCCGCCCTGGCCCGCCGCATTGCCGAGCAGGTGGATTTGATTCTGTTTGTGATAGCGGGCGACATTACTCGGGTGGAGTACGAGGCCCTGCAGGCTCTGCGCCAGGCCAGCAAGCCCATGCTGCTGGTGTTCAACAAAATCGATCAGTACCCCGAAGCCGATCGCCAGACTCTCTACGAAACCCTGCGCGATCGCCGCCTGCAGGATCTGATCTCCCCCGATGAAATTGTTATGGCCGCCGCCTCCCCTCTGGCGGTGCAGGCCACCCCCCGGCCCGATGGCACCGTTGCCTACCAGACCGTGCGCGATCGCCCCCAGGTGGACGACCTGAAGCTCAAAATTCTCGACCTTTTGCACCGCGAGGGCAAAGCCCTGGTGGCGCTCAATACCCTGATGTACGCCGAAGGGGTGAGCGCCGAAATTTTGGACCGCAAAAAGCAGATCTGCGATCGCATTGCCGACGACACGATCTGGAACGCCACCCTGATCAAGGCCATCGCTGTGGCCCTCAACCCTGTCACCGTGGCCGACCTGGTGGGCGGTACCGTGGTCGATGTGATGCTGATTCTGAACCTGTCGCGGCTCTACGGCCTGCCCATGACCCGCCCCGCCGCCCTCAAGCTGCTCCAGCAGATCGCCCTGGGGCTGGGCGGCATTACCCTCAGCGAACTGGTGATTACCCTGGGCCTCAGCTCCCTGAAGGGGGTGCTGGGGGTATCTGCGATCGCCACCGGGGGGCTGTCCCTCGCCCCCTATGTGCCCGTGGCCCTGGCCCAGGGCGGCGTGGCGGGACTGGCCACCTACGGCATCGGCCAAATTACCAAAACCTACCTCACCAACGGGGCTACCTGGGGACCCGAGGGGCCACGGGCCGTGATCACCGAAATTCTCGATGGCCTCGATGAAGACTCCATTTTGAACCGCATTAAAACCGAACTGCGAGCCAAGATTTCACCCTGA
- a CDS encoding CHASE domain-containing protein has translation MTRPSLWYPVLMGLTLGLGAVLSVGAAQFVGQGEALQRQAEFQQQSENLATALQRSLNRYTDVLTFLHDYYRVAEQPVSRQDFAAFVARSLVTYPGIQALEWAPLVRAGDRAAFVAGVRAEGYPTFDITELSPTGQLRRAGARAEYVPVTYVAPFLTNEAALGYDLASDPTRAAAIAPARATGRIMATERIRLVQEQRDQFGFLVVLPLYPNGDIPPDRPTREAEFEGIVLGVFRVADVVEEALQDLNYNIDFALYDQDAEAERQFLGQYEAASQTVVATEDPLRPSRAVCPRPQDCTRLLTLGQRQWRVAFAPAATYGLGQGYGAPLTLLTGLLLTGTLALFLHSLQAELARTRALGEMKLKFFSMASHELRTPLSTILLSAESLRGDVTSLEVAQPKVDRILTTAQHMGQQIADLLTLTRAEAGKLEFHPALVDAVTFCREVMEEVQPQVSQPIALSAPGSPVTAFWDRRLMRSLLTNLLLNAANYSPGDRPIHLSLSSDGERATIAVQDGGRGIPAADLASIREAFQRGSNVGDRPGSGLGLAIVHTVVTQHRGHWQIASTEGQGTTVTVELPLE, from the coding sequence ATGACCAGGCCCTCGCTCTGGTACCCCGTCCTGATGGGGCTGACCCTGGGGCTGGGAGCGGTGCTATCGGTGGGGGCAGCCCAATTTGTGGGGCAGGGGGAGGCGCTGCAGCGGCAGGCCGAATTTCAGCAGCAGAGCGAGAATCTGGCCACGGCGCTCCAGCGCAGCCTCAACCGCTACACCGATGTGCTAACCTTTCTGCACGACTACTACCGGGTGGCCGAGCAGCCCGTATCGCGCCAGGACTTTGCCGCCTTTGTGGCGCGATCGCTGGTCACCTATCCCGGCATTCAGGCGCTGGAGTGGGCCCCGCTGGTGCGGGCGGGCGATCGCGCCGCCTTTGTGGCCGGGGTGCGGGCCGAGGGCTACCCCACCTTTGACATTACCGAGCTGTCCCCCACGGGCCAGCTGCGGCGGGCCGGGGCGCGGGCCGAGTATGTGCCCGTCACCTACGTCGCCCCCTTTCTCACCAACGAAGCCGCCCTGGGCTACGATCTGGCCTCCGACCCCACCCGCGCTGCGGCCATTGCCCCCGCCCGCGCCACGGGCCGGATCATGGCCACCGAGCGCATTCGCCTGGTGCAGGAGCAGCGCGACCAGTTTGGTTTTTTGGTGGTGCTGCCGCTCTACCCCAACGGCGACATTCCCCCCGATCGGCCGACGCGCGAGGCGGAATTTGAGGGCATTGTGCTGGGGGTGTTTCGGGTAGCCGATGTGGTTGAAGAGGCGCTGCAAGACCTCAACTACAACATTGACTTTGCCCTGTATGACCAGGATGCCGAGGCCGAGCGACAGTTTTTGGGCCAGTACGAGGCGGCGAGCCAGACCGTAGTGGCGACCGAAGACCCCCTGCGCCCCTCGAGGGCGGTGTGCCCCCGACCCCAGGACTGCACCCGCCTGCTCACCCTGGGGCAGCGTCAGTGGCGGGTGGCCTTTGCCCCAGCGGCCACCTATGGCCTGGGCCAGGGTTACGGCGCGCCCTTGACCCTGCTCACCGGGCTGCTGCTGACGGGCACCCTGGCCCTGTTTCTGCACAGCCTGCAGGCCGAACTGGCCCGCACCCGCGCCCTGGGGGAAATGAAGCTGAAGTTTTTCTCTATGGCCTCCCACGAGCTGCGCACCCCCCTGAGCACCATTTTGCTGTCGGCGGAGTCGCTGCGGGGGGACGTGACCTCCCTAGAGGTGGCCCAGCCCAAGGTGGATCGAATTTTGACCACCGCCCAGCACATGGGCCAGCAGATCGCCGATCTGCTCACCCTCACCCGGGCCGAGGCGGGCAAGTTGGAGTTCCACCCCGCCCTGGTGGACGCGGTGACGTTCTGCCGGGAGGTGATGGAGGAGGTGCAGCCCCAGGTGAGCCAGCCGATCGCCCTGAGCGCTCCAGGTTCGCCGGTCACCGCCTTTTGGGATCGGCGGCTGATGCGATCGCTGCTCACCAACCTGCTGCTCAACGCCGCCAACTACTCCCCCGGCGATCGCCCCATTCACCTGAGCCTCAGCAGCGATGGTGAGCGGGCTACCATCGCTGTGCAGGATGGTGGTCGGGGCATCCCCGCCGCCGACCTGGCCTCTATTCGCGAGGCCTTTCAGCGGGGCAGCAATGTGGGCGATCGCCCCGGCAGCGGTCTGGGGTTGGCGATCGTCCACACCGTGGTTACCCAACACCGGGGCCATTGGCAGATTGCCAGCACCGAGGGCCAGGGCACCACCGTCACCGTGGAACTGCCATTGGAGTGA
- a CDS encoding tellurite resistance TerB family protein: MSNSPMSPAEALASIAMVAIAADGYLAEQEGQDMTMLLSRMALFSSYSSEALHRLFDTLLQRLKQDGPGAMVNQAKQVLSPDLREAAFAIATDLVLSDRTVTPQEQAFLEDLYIILEIPKSLAQQIVQVMTIKNRG; the protein is encoded by the coding sequence ATGAGCAATTCACCGATGAGTCCGGCGGAAGCCCTAGCCAGTATTGCCATGGTGGCGATCGCTGCCGATGGCTATCTGGCCGAGCAGGAGGGCCAGGATATGACCATGCTGCTGTCGCGGATGGCGCTGTTTAGCAGCTACTCCAGCGAGGCCCTGCACCGCCTGTTTGACACGTTGCTCCAGCGCCTGAAGCAGGACGGCCCCGGAGCGATGGTGAACCAGGCTAAGCAGGTGTTGTCGCCGGACCTGCGGGAGGCGGCCTTTGCGATCGCCACCGATCTGGTGCTGTCCGATCGCACGGTCACGCCCCAGGAGCAGGCCTTTTTAGAAGACCTCTACATAATTCTAGAAATTCCCAAATCGCTGGCCCAGCAGATTGTGCAGGTGATGACTATCAAAAATCGCGGCTAG
- the infC gene encoding translation initiation factor IF-3, giving the protein MCPIAKKPKPTVNRDIRDLEVLLITQTGENLGVTDTRDALRMAKESKLDLVVVSPSEDGPPVAKIMDYGKLQYQQNKRQKQTSRPSVKEVKFRPNIGESDYALRINRATEWLSKGDSVKFLVRLRGREHQHRDRATDLLNRVVEDLNDAGKVQSFDHRALTLFLSPS; this is encoded by the coding sequence ATTTGTCCTATCGCTAAGAAACCAAAACCCACCGTCAACCGCGACATTAGAGACCTTGAGGTGTTGCTGATCACCCAGACCGGCGAAAACCTGGGCGTCACCGACACCAGAGACGCCCTCAGAATGGCCAAAGAGAGCAAGCTCGACCTGGTCGTCGTTTCCCCCAGTGAAGATGGCCCCCCAGTGGCCAAAATCATGGACTACGGCAAGCTCCAGTACCAGCAAAACAAGCGCCAGAAGCAGACCTCTCGCCCCTCCGTCAAAGAGGTCAAGTTTCGCCCTAACATCGGCGAGTCTGACTACGCCCTGCGCATCAACCGAGCCACTGAGTGGTTGAGTAAAGGGGATTCGGTCAAGTTTTTAGTGCGGCTGCGCGGGCGGGAACACCAGCACCGCGATCGCGCCACCGATCTGCTGAACCGGGTTGTAGAAGACCTGAACGACGCTGGCAAGGTGCAGTCCTTTGACCACCGCGCCCTCACCCTATTCCTGTCGCCGTCGTAG
- the pyrR gene encoding bifunctional pyr operon transcriptional regulator/uracil phosphoribosyltransferase PyrR has translation MSASSTVVEILSAEEMRRTLNRLASEVVEHGGDLNRLVLLGIHTRGVPLAHLVAQQIQRLEGVALPVGALDITLYRDDLDKISTRTPARTEILFDITDRVVVLVDDVIFSGRTIRAALNAVIDYGRPSAIRLAVLIDRGHRELPIRPDFVGKALPTAKDEQVKVFLQEVDGRDGVELLKG, from the coding sequence ATGAGTGCCAGCAGCACTGTGGTTGAAATCTTGTCTGCCGAGGAAATGCGCCGTACCCTCAACCGCTTGGCCTCGGAGGTGGTAGAACACGGCGGCGACCTGAACCGCCTGGTGCTGCTGGGCATTCACACCCGGGGGGTGCCCCTGGCCCACCTGGTGGCCCAGCAGATTCAGCGGCTGGAAGGGGTAGCGCTGCCGGTGGGGGCGCTCGATATCACCCTCTACCGCGACGACCTGGACAAAATCAGCACTCGCACCCCGGCCCGCACCGAGATTCTCTTCGACATCACCGACAGGGTGGTGGTGCTGGTGGATGATGTAATTTTTAGCGGTCGCACCATTCGCGCGGCGCTAAATGCAGTGATCGACTACGGGCGACCCAGCGCCATTCGCCTGGCGGTGCTGATTGATCGCGGCCACCGCGAGCTGCCGATTCGTCCCGACTTTGTCGGCAAGGCGCTGCCCACCGCCAAAGATGAGCAGGTCAAAGTCTTTTTGCAGGAGGTGGACGGGCGCGATGGGGTGGAGTTGCTGAAAGGGTAG
- a CDS encoding uracil-xanthine permease family protein, with translation MSDDQLRLETAGAAAQVLEEPPRSSLFPPVDMIYGLNDKPPLGQTISAALQHVMAAFVNIIAPALVVGNAIGLEASDISFLISLSLLMSGVCTFIQIHKVGPVGSGLLSIQGTSFAFVGTLVTVGTNAVEGGRTPLQTLAYLLTICMLASFIEIGLSFFIEPLKKVMTPLVSGIVVLMIGLSLIQVAMVAMAGGPAARADGSFASLQNLGVSMLVLTVIMVLNFTGNSFLRMSAILIGLVVGYLVAAPLGMLNFSGLSQLSLVTLPIPFRYGFGFGLAGFIPLAFLFVITTIESIGDLTATSMLVGEPIEGPLYLKRVKGGILGDGVNSLIAAIFNTFPNTTFSQNNGVIQLTGVGSRYVGYFIAGMLALLGLFPIIGGLFQAMPQPVLGGATLLMFASVVASGIKILSGVTLNRRSTLILVASLGLGMGVSFVPDALANTPYLIRGVFSSGIATGGTVALLLNMIVPGPRE, from the coding sequence ATGAGTGACGACCAACTGCGACTAGAGACCGCCGGGGCAGCGGCCCAGGTGCTCGAAGAACCACCCCGTTCATCCCTGTTCCCGCCCGTGGATATGATCTACGGGCTCAACGATAAACCACCTCTGGGGCAGACCATTTCGGCGGCCCTCCAGCACGTGATGGCGGCTTTTGTGAATATCATTGCCCCAGCCCTGGTGGTGGGTAACGCGATCGGATTGGAAGCCAGCGACATCAGTTTTTTGATTAGCCTGTCGCTGCTGATGTCGGGGGTGTGTACCTTTATTCAAATTCACAAAGTTGGCCCGGTGGGTTCGGGGCTGCTGAGTATTCAAGGCACCAGCTTTGCCTTTGTGGGCACCCTGGTCACGGTGGGCACCAACGCCGTAGAGGGGGGCAGAACGCCGCTGCAAACCCTGGCCTACCTGCTGACGATTTGCATGCTGGCCTCGTTTATTGAAATCGGCCTCAGCTTCTTTATTGAACCGCTCAAAAAGGTGATGACGCCGTTGGTCAGCGGCATTGTGGTGCTGATGATTGGCCTCAGTTTAATTCAGGTGGCGATGGTGGCTATGGCCGGTGGCCCCGCCGCCCGCGCCGACGGCAGCTTTGCCAGTCTGCAAAACCTGGGGGTCTCGATGCTGGTGCTGACGGTGATCATGGTGCTGAACTTCACCGGCAACTCGTTTCTGCGGATGTCGGCCATTCTCATCGGCCTGGTGGTGGGCTACCTGGTGGCCGCGCCCCTGGGCATGCTCAACTTCAGCGGGCTGTCGCAGCTGTCCCTGGTGACGCTGCCCATCCCCTTCCGCTATGGGTTTGGCTTTGGCCTGGCGGGGTTTATTCCCCTGGCGTTTTTGTTTGTGATCACCACCATTGAGTCGATTGGCGACCTGACGGCGACCTCGATGCTGGTGGGCGAGCCGATTGAGGGGCCGCTGTACCTGAAGCGGGTGAAGGGTGGCATTTTGGGCGACGGGGTGAATTCTCTAATTGCCGCCATCTTCAACACCTTTCCCAACACCACCTTCAGCCAGAACAACGGCGTGATTCAGCTGACTGGGGTGGGCAGTCGCTACGTGGGCTATTTCATTGCGGGCATGCTGGCACTGCTGGGCCTATTCCCAATTATTGGCGGCCTGTTTCAGGCGATGCCCCAGCCGGTGCTCGGGGGGGCTACCCTGCTGATGTTTGCCTCGGTGGTGGCCTCGGGGATCAAAATTCTCAGCGGTGTGACCCTCAATCGTCGCAGCACGCTGATTTTGGTGGCCTCTCTAGGGCTGGGCATGGGGGTGTCCTTTGTGCCCGACGCCCTGGCCAATACCCCCTACCTGATTCGCGGTGTGTTCTCCTCGGGCATTGCCACCGGGGGCACCGTGGCGCTGCTGCTGAATATGATTGTTCCTGGGCCACGCGAGTAG
- the fni gene encoding type 2 isopentenyl-diphosphate Delta-isomerase: MPVTALPAAHETQIRKADHLRICLEGPVQCTQVTTGLEHYRFTHCCLPELDWQDIDISTTFLGHRLGAPLLISSMTGGTDAAHQINRRLAIAAQRYGLAMGVGSQRVGVENPALMETFAVRSLAPDILLLANLGAVQLNYGYGLDQCRRVVDQLEANALILHLNPLQEAVQTGGDTNFKGLLKKIEPLCAALPVPVIAKEVGNGISAPMVQRLIDAGVAAVDVAGAGGTSWARVESERASDAHQRRLGQTFGEWGLPTADCIVQARRVAPALPLIASGGLRHGLDVAKAIALGADLAGLAMPFLRAASDSEEAIAALAAVLIAELKTVLFCTGQSHLAGLRQSGVLERL, translated from the coding sequence TTGCCCGTGACTGCACTGCCCGCCGCCCACGAAACCCAGATCCGCAAGGCCGACCATCTGCGCATTTGTTTGGAGGGGCCGGTGCAGTGTACCCAGGTAACCACAGGCCTGGAGCACTATCGGTTTACCCACTGCTGCCTGCCGGAGCTGGACTGGCAGGACATCGACATCAGCACTACGTTTTTGGGGCATCGACTGGGGGCACCGCTGCTGATCTCCTCCATGACGGGAGGTACCGACGCGGCCCACCAGATCAACCGCCGCCTGGCGATCGCGGCCCAGCGCTATGGGCTGGCCATGGGGGTGGGCTCCCAGCGGGTGGGGGTCGAAAATCCGGCTCTGATGGAGACCTTTGCGGTGCGATCGCTGGCCCCCGACATTCTGCTGCTGGCCAACCTGGGGGCAGTGCAGCTCAACTACGGCTACGGCCTCGACCAGTGCCGTCGGGTGGTGGACCAGCTGGAGGCCAACGCTCTGATTTTGCACCTCAATCCGCTGCAGGAGGCGGTGCAGACCGGGGGCGATACTAACTTCAAGGGCCTGCTAAAAAAAATTGAGCCGCTCTGCGCCGCGCTGCCCGTACCGGTGATCGCCAAGGAGGTGGGCAATGGCATTTCGGCCCCCATGGTGCAGCGCCTGATCGACGCTGGCGTGGCGGCGGTGGATGTGGCCGGAGCCGGGGGTACCTCCTGGGCGCGGGTGGAGAGCGAACGGGCTAGCGACGCCCACCAGCGGCGGCTGGGGCAGACCTTTGGGGAATGGGGATTGCCTACCGCCGACTGCATTGTACAGGCGCGACGGGTGGCCCCGGCCCTGCCGCTGATCGCCTCGGGCGGGCTGCGCCACGGGCTGGATGTGGCCAAGGCGATCGCCCTGGGGGCCGACCTGGCGGGGCTGGCGATGCCGTTTTTGCGGGCGGCGAGTGACTCAGAGGAGGCGATCGCGGCCCTGGCGGCGGTGCTGATCGCAGAACTTAAAACGGTGCTGTTTTGCACCGGGCAGAGCCATCTGGCGGGGCTACGGCAGTCGGGAGTACTGGAGCGACTGTAG
- a CDS encoding S10 family peptidase yields the protein MPATSQRQGNTTEHLLTTPQGSHPYTASAQWQTLYENDKPVAELFHVAYTKADQNPAQRPLTFVFNGGPGAASAYLHMGALGPRRVMFNPDGSLPRPPVQVTDNGESWLSFTDLVFIDPLGTGFSRTLPRDDDKAEKTEEKAGEKSSPKPDDKPDDSAKKFWTVDRDLRALGEFIQGYLSAHHRWLSPIFIAGESYGGFRVAKLCRKLQQDYGVGLCGAVLISPVMEFMLLEGNDYNLSGWATVIPSMAATAVYHGRVDTPDSPAAHGAKAAEFARKTLIPLLALGRTAAAEDQQRVFGQLAELIGLPPEVVQRHRGRIDIAVFARELLRHQQRILGLYDGSVTAIDPFPDRVLHEGTDPTLEGIDRLFTGAINSHLRSTLGVNTTLTYNLLSFEVFKAWEFLPESDYRQGFVGSVDDLRVGMALNPYLKVYITHGIYDLVTPYFSSNHLVDQMALSDDLRPNLTLRHFQGGHMFYTWDESRRQWFEDMQGFYRQAAGTLDG from the coding sequence ATGCCAGCAACTTCCCAGCGGCAGGGCAACACCACCGAGCACCTGCTTACCACCCCCCAGGGCAGCCACCCCTACACCGCCTCGGCCCAGTGGCAAACCCTTTACGAAAACGATAAGCCCGTGGCTGAGCTGTTTCACGTGGCCTACACCAAAGCCGACCAAAACCCGGCCCAGCGACCGCTGACCTTTGTGTTCAACGGCGGCCCTGGGGCGGCCTCGGCCTACCTGCACATGGGGGCGCTGGGACCGCGCCGGGTGATGTTCAACCCCGACGGCAGCCTGCCCCGCCCCCCAGTACAGGTCACCGACAATGGCGAGAGCTGGCTGAGCTTCACCGACCTGGTGTTTATCGACCCGCTGGGCACCGGCTTTAGTCGCACCCTGCCCAGGGATGACGACAAGGCCGAGAAAACTGAGGAAAAAGCGGGCGAGAAATCGTCCCCCAAGCCCGACGACAAACCCGACGACAGCGCCAAAAAATTCTGGACGGTCGATCGCGACCTCAGGGCTCTGGGCGAGTTTATCCAGGGCTACCTGTCGGCCCACCACCGCTGGCTGTCGCCGATTTTTATTGCTGGAGAAAGCTACGGCGGCTTTCGGGTGGCCAAACTCTGCCGCAAACTCCAGCAGGACTACGGCGTGGGCCTGTGCGGGGCCGTTTTGATCTCCCCGGTAATGGAGTTCATGCTGCTGGAGGGCAACGACTACAACCTCAGCGGCTGGGCTACGGTAATCCCGTCGATGGCGGCGACGGCGGTCTACCACGGTCGGGTCGATACCCCCGATAGCCCCGCCGCCCACGGGGCCAAAGCCGCCGAGTTCGCCCGCAAAACGCTGATCCCGCTGCTGGCCCTGGGCCGCACCGCCGCCGCCGAGGACCAGCAGCGCGTGTTTGGCCAGTTGGCCGAGCTGATTGGCCTGCCCCCGGAGGTGGTGCAGCGCCACCGGGGCCGAATCGATATCGCGGTCTTTGCCCGGGAGTTGCTGCGCCACCAACAGCGGATTTTGGGCCTCTACGATGGCTCGGTGACGGCGATCGACCCCTTCCCCGATCGCGTGCTGCACGAGGGCACCGACCCCACCCTGGAGGGCATCGATCGCCTGTTTACCGGCGCCATCAACAGCCACCTGCGCTCCACCCTGGGGGTCAACACCACCCTCACCTACAACCTGCTCAGCTTCGAGGTGTTCAAAGCCTGGGAGTTTTTGCCCGAAAGCGACTACCGCCAGGGGTTTGTGGGTTCGGTGGACGATCTGCGGGTGGGCATGGCCCTCAACCCCTACCTGAAGGTCTACATCACCCACGGCATCTACGACCTGGTGACGCCCTACTTTTCTTCCAACCACCTGGTGGACCAGATGGCCCTCAGCGATGACCTGCGCCCCAATCTCACCCTGCGCCACTTTCAGGGGGGCCACATGTTCTACACCTGGGATGAGTCGCGGCGGCAGTGGTTTGAGGATATGCAGGGCTTTTACCGGCAGGCGGCCGGAACCCTGGACGGCTGA